In Bosea vestrisii, the following are encoded in one genomic region:
- a CDS encoding DUF1236 domain-containing protein, giving the protein MIKNLVVIAALAIVPATAFSQSNSGAAGGAAAGAGTGAVGGAIVGGPAGAAVGAVGGAAVGAVVGGITADQRTEFRTYVREQKVPSVTYREKVIVGATLPTTVTYHDVPARYGKTEYRYTVINDQTVLVEPKSRKIVQIIE; this is encoded by the coding sequence ATGATTAAGAACCTCGTTGTTATCGCCGCGCTCGCCATTGTCCCGGCGACGGCGTTCTCGCAGTCCAACTCGGGCGCAGCCGGGGGCGCTGCCGCCGGTGCAGGTACTGGTGCCGTCGGAGGGGCAATCGTCGGTGGGCCCGCTGGTGCAGCTGTAGGTGCGGTCGGTGGCGCTGCAGTCGGCGCGGTGGTCGGCGGTATCACCGCGGATCAGCGGACCGAGTTTCGCACCTATGTGAGGGAGCAAAAGGTGCCTTCGGTCACATATCGGGAAAAGGTCATAGTCGGCGCAACGTTGCCGACGACGGTGACCTACCACGATGTGCCCGCCCGCTACGGCAAGACCGAGTATCGCTACACGGTCATCAATGACCAGACCGTCCTGGTCGAGCCCAAGTCGCGCAAGATCGTTCAGATCATCGAATGA